Part of the Qipengyuania sp. SS22 genome, GGGTCTTCGATTTCAGCGAGAGCGAGGCCGAACTGCTGCAATTGCGCGAGGAAGCCGCGCGTGCACGTGAGGATTTCGGTGCGCTTGTCGGCCTGATCGAGGCCGCGCCAATGCCGATGTGGTTTCGCGGTGCGGACATGCAATTGCGACTGGTCAATCAGGCCTATGTCGAAGCGGTCGGCGCGGACAGCGCGGATCGCGTGGTCACAGAGCAGATCGAACTTGTCGAAACGGTCAATGGCCGGACGGCGACCGAGGTCGCGCAACAGGCAGCAGACCGGCGCCAGCCGATCGAGCGCATCGTCAGCGCGACCATCGACCGTGCGCGGCGCACCATCCGTGTCACCGACTTGCCGCTGATGGGTGAAGGCATTGCCGGTTATGCCGTCGATATCGAGGAAATGGAGGAGCAGGCCCGCGAATTCCGTGCCTTCCGCGAAGCGCAGCGCTCGATGCTCGACCAGCTGTCGATCGGTGTGGCGCAGTTCGATGCGGCGCACCGCATGACCTTCGCCAACCAGCCGTTCCACCGCGTGTTCTCGCTGCCGCCGGGCGTGGTCAACGATCGCACGACCTTCCAGCAGATGTTGCTGATCGCACGCGAGAACGGCCGCATCCCCGAAGTGCGCGACTTCCCCGCTTGGCGCAACGAGTTGGCCGAGTGGTTCCAGCGCGACGAGCCGCATGAAGAGGCATGGTCGCTGTCGGACAGCACGCATCTGCGGATCGTGGCGCAGCCGCTGCCCGATGGCGGACTCGTAATGATCGCCGAGGACCGGACCGAGCAGCTGGCGCTTTCGGCGACCCGCGACACGCTGCTGCGCACGCGCACCGCGACGTTCGACAACCTGTTCGAGGCGCTCGCGGTGTTCGCTCCCGATGGGCACCTGGAACTGTGGAATCGCGGTTTCCCCGGCGCCTGGGGAATCGAACACGAGGTTCTCGACGGCCACCCGCAGGCCGAGGATCTGCTCGGCGCGATTGCCCCGAACCTTGCCGATCCGAGCGCGGTATCGCGGATCAACCAGGTCATCCGTGCAGCGACGCTGGACCGCAAGAAGAGCGATGGCCGGATAGAACTCGCTAATGGACGCACGCTCGACTTCACCGGTGTCCCGCTCCCCGATGGCAATGGCCTGCTGACGGTGCTCGATGTCACTGCCTCGCGCCAAGCCGAGCAAGCCTTGCGCGAACGCAACCGCGCGCTGGAAGAGGCCGATGCGGTGATGACCCGCTTCCTCGCGAACATGAGCTATGAATTCCGCACTCCGCTGACCTCGATCGGCGGGTTTGCCGAACTGCTGACAAGCGGGATTGCCGGCGAACTGCCGCCGCAGGCCGAGGAGTATGCGCAGGCGATCTCGCTCTCCGTCGGCAAGCTGACCGAGCAGGTCGAGAACGTCCTCGATCTCTCGCAATCCGAAGCGGGCCTGATGCCACTGCGCCAGAGCAAGCTCGAATTGCTGCCCTTCGTCACGCAGATCGTGCGCAAGCAGGAACGGCGGATCCTCGACAGCGGGCTGACGCTCGACCTCAAGGGCAGCCCCGACAAGAGCGTTACCGCCGATCCGCACCAATTGCGCCGGGCGATTTCGCAGCTGCTCGACAATGCCATTAACGGTACGCCGCGCGGCGGGCGGATCGTGGTCGATATCGGGCGCAAGCGCGGCGAGACCAAGATCGTGATCGCCGACAATGGCCGCGGAATGAGCCAGCACGAACTGGCGCGGGCGCTGGAGGGCATCCGCATGTCCGCCGATGGCAAGGGGATCGAACGCCGGCAGGGGCTGGGCATCCCGCTCGCGCGGCAGCTGATCGAAGCGCATGGCGGCACGCTCGAAATCCACAGCCGCAAGAACGGCGGCACCACGGCCACGATTACCCTGCCGTGACCATTGCACTGCCCGATCTCGCAGCGATGGAGGCGTTCGGCCAGCGCATCGCAACCAAGCTTGCGCCGGGTGATGTCGTTGCGCTGTCGGGCACGCTGGGAACGGGCAAGACCACGCTCGCACGCGCGATCCTCGCTGCGCTGGGGCATACGGGCGAAGTGCCGTCGCCGACCTATACGATTGTCGAGACCTATGACGATCTGAGCCCGCCGGTGGTCCATGCCGATTTCTATCGGTTGGAGCATCCGTCCGAGGCCGAAGAGCTCGGGCTCGACGACTATCGCGAGGGTGCGGTGCTGCTCGCGGAATGGCCCGACCATGCCGGCGGCTTCGCGCATGAACCGGCCTGTCTGGCGATTGATCTCGAAAAGGTGGGTGACGGACGCGAGGCCGTTGTAACCCCGGGCACATCTTGGCAAGGGCGCTGGCTATGAGCGACGCGCTTCTCGACGACATTCACGCATTCCTCGGCGATACCGAATGGGAAGGGGCGGAAATCGCCCCGCTCGTCGGCGATGCCAGTTTCCGCCGGTATTTCCGGCTCAAGCTAGGCGGCAAGACCGCGATGCTGATGCATGCGCCGCCGCCCGAGGAAGATCCCAAACCGTTCCTGCACGTCGCGCACTGGCTGGAAACCAATGGCCTGCGCGCGCCGCACATTCTGTTGGAAGACGCCGCGAGCGGTTGGGTGCTGACCGAGGATTTCGGCGACCAGCGGATGCGCGAATGGATCGACGACACCCCCGGCGACGAACGTGACATTTATGCCAAGGCGATCGACACGCTGGTACAGTTGCATCGGCTGCCGCCGGGTCCCTTCGAGCGCTACGACATGGCGGTGTACCTGCGCGAAGCCATGCTGCTGGTCGAATGGTACTGTCCGGCAATGGGGCTCGAGGTCGATGTGGAGGACTATCGCAAGGCGTGGGAGGCCGCGCTCGAACCTCTGCTGCCGCGTCAGGCACCGGGCGTGACCGTGCTGCGCGATTACCATGCGGAGAACATCATGCTTCTCGAACCCGGCAAGCTTGCGGGCGAGCAGGGCTTGATCGATTTCCAGGACGCGCTGGTCGGCCATCCGGCCTATGACCTTGTCAGCCTGCTGCAGGACGCCCGCCGCGATGTTTCCGAGGACCTCGAATGCAAAATGCTCGGTCGCTACCGCGCTGCGGCCGATGCCGGCGAGCACTTCGAAGCCGATTATGCACTGCTCGGCGCGCAGCGGAATGCCAAGATCGTCGGTATCTTTACCCGGCTGTGGAAGCGCGATGGCAAGGCGCGCTACCTCGCGATGATCCCGCGGGTCTGGACCGCGATGGAGCGCGATCTTGCGCATGAGGCGCTGCAGCCGGTCGCCGATTGGTTCGCCGCCAATATCCCGCAGGAAATCCGCGATACCGCGGGCGGGGAAATCCAGTGAACGAACTCGCCTCCGACACCGCCATGCTGATGGCCGCGGGGCTGGGCAAACGCATGCGCCCGCTCACCGCGAGCACCCCCAAACCGCTGGTGCGCGTGGCGGGAAAGCCGCTGATCGACCGCGCGCTCGACCGGCTGGAGGAGGCGGGGATCGCCAGGGCGGTGGTCAATGTCCATTACCTCGCCGATGCGATCGAAGCGCATGTCGGATCGCGCAAGGCGCCTGCCGTGACCTTTTCGGACGAGCGCGAACACTTGCTCGAAACCGGCGGGGGCATGGTGAAAGCCGCTGCGGCGGGCCTGCTGCCCAGCCAGTTCTTCGCCTGCAATGCCGACAGCATCTGGCTCGATGGCCCGCGCAATGCCTTTGCCGATCTGTCGGCGCGCTGGGACCCCGACCGGATGGACGCGCTGCTGCTCGTCGTGAACCACGCGCGGGCGTATAATTTCGACGGCGTGGGCGATTTCTACATGAATGGGGCGGGGCTGTTGCAGCGCAAGCTGCCGGGGCGGATCGCGCCTTTCATCTATACCGGCATCCAGCTCGTGTCCGAGCGGCTGCTGCGCGACGCGCCCGAAGGCAAGTTCTCGACCAATGTCCTGTGGGACCGGGCGATCGCCGAAGGCCGCCTGTTCGGGCTCGCCTTTACCGGACAGTGGTACGAAGTCGGCACGCCCGCGCATATCCGTCCGACTGAACAGGCGCTCAAGGGTGGCTGAACGGCACCAGCCGCAGGTCTACTCGATTGCTGCCCACCGCGGCTTTGCCGATGCGCTGGTGGCGGGCCTTGTCCCGCGGTATTCGGAGCCCGAATTCGGCCTCGCGCGGCTGACGCTGCTGGTACCGAGCAGCCGCGCGCGCCGGACGATTGCCGAAGCCTTCATCCGTCACGCAGGCGAGCACACCGCGCCGGGGCTGCTGATGCCGCGCATGGCGGTGGTCGGCGATCTCGATCTGGATGAAACGCTGGGTCCATTGCTCGACCCGCTTGGCGCCGCCGATGTCCCACCCGCGATCGATCCGCAGCGGCGGTTGTTCGCGCTGGCCCAGCTGATTGCCGGGACCATGGGCGACGAGGCACCCGGCGGGGCGACCCTGCTCCGGCTGGCGCGCGAGATGGGCGCGACGATGGACCGGCTACTGGTCGAAGGCGTGGGTCCCGAGGAACTGCTTGGCGAGTCCGTGCTCGACCTGTTCGGATCGCTGTCGGGCCATTGGCAGCAAAGCCTCCACCTCTTTGCCAGCGTGCAGGCGCAATGGCTGTCACAATTGCGCGAATGGGACGCGCTCGACGCTGCCGCGCGGCGCAATCGGCTGTTCGACTGGGCCGCTTCGCGCTGGAAGCAAACCCCGCCGCCGACACCGGTCGTGGCTGCGGGGGTGACCAGCGCGGCGCCGTCGCTCGCACGGCTGTTACGCGTTGTCGCCGATCTTGAATATGGCGCGGTGATCCTGCCCGATTTCGACCTGACCATGCCGCAGGCGGTGTGGGACGAGCTGGGGCGGGCGGGTGCCACTCCCGAGCCTGGCGCTACGCCCTTCGCGCGCGATGATGCAGTGACGCATCCGCAATATCATCTCAAGCTGCTGCTCAACCGCATGGGCGTGGCGCGGGAAGAAGTGCAGCCATGGCATCGCAAGGGCCTCGCCGCGGCGCCGCCCGAGCGCAGCCATGCGATCGGTTCGCTGTTCCTCCCGCCCGAGGCGAGCAAGGGCTGGGTCGATCTGCCGCCCGAAAAGCGCCGGCTGTCGGGCCTGCGGACGATGACCTGCGCCACGCCCGAGGAGGAGGCGCAGGCGATCGCGCTGCTGGTGCGCGAAGCGCTCGAGGAGCCCGAGCGGCGTGTGGCAGTCGTTACCCCGGATCGCGCGATGGCGCGGCGGGTGGTGCATCATCTCGACCGCTGGAATATTGCCGCCGACGATTCGGCGGGACGCCCGCTTTCGCAGACCCCTGCGGGGCGCTTGTTCCTGCTGCTTGCTGAAGTGATGGCGGAAGATGCTGCGCCCGTTCCGCTGATGGGGCTGTTGGCGCATCCGCTGGTCGATGGCGGGATGGAGCGCGGCACCTGGCTACGGCAGCTGCGCCGGGCCGAGCGCCGCTTGCGCGGGCCGCGGCAGGCGGGCGGGCTTGTTCCGCTTGCGAAGATCGCGGCGCAGCTCTCCGAAACCCATCCTCGCATTGGCGAATGGTATGGGGTGGTCGAACAGGCGCTCACCCCGCTGCTTGCCTTGCTGCGTGAGGCAAGCGCGCCGCTGGCCGAAGTGCTGGACGCGCTGGCCGCGACCGGAGAGGCGCTATGCGGGGAAAAGCTGTGGGGGAGGGAAGACGGCCGCGCGCTCTCCGCCTTTGTCGAGGATTTGCGGCTGCATGCGCGCGAGGCGGATTTTGCTCTCGCCCCCACCGAAGCGGGTATCGCACTGCGCGATGCGATGGAGCAGATCGCGGTGCGCCCACCCTATGGCGGGCATGCGCGGGTGCATATTCTCGGCCTGCTCGAAAGCCGGATGACCCGCGCCGAGCTGGTCATCTGTGCGGGACTCAACGAAGGTGTCTGGCCCATCAGGGGCGGGATCGACGCGCTGCTCGCGCCGCCCGTGCTCCGCGCGCTGGGCATTCCCGGCTCCGATTTCCGCATCGGTCTGTCGGCGCACGATCTGGCAGGCGCGATGGGCGCACCCGAAGTGGTGCTCTCGCGGTCGGAGCGCGACGAGGCGGGGCCTGCGATCCCCTCGCGCTTCCTGCTGCGTGTCCAGGCGCTGCTGGGCGAAATGCTGCCGCGTTACGAGGAGCGCGACGTGGTCGCGCTGGCCCGCGCCATGACGCGCGCACCGGCGGCCGAGCGCTATCCGCGCCCCGCGCCCGATCCCGCGCCGGACCAGCGCGATGTCGATATTTCCGCCACCGCGCTCGATCGGCTGCTGGGCGATCCCTACCAATTCTATGCGGGCAAGATCATGGGTCTGTCCGATCTCGACGCGCTCGATGCCGAGCCCTCGGCGCTCTGGCAGGGCAATGTCGCGCATACGATCCTGCAGCGCTGGCACGAAGCGCGCGAGACCGACCCGGCGGCAACCTTGGCGCCGATCATGGAAGCAGTGCTCGACGAGGAGAATGCTGACTCGATGATGCGGGGGCTGTGGCAACCCCGCCTGGAAGCAGCGCTGCGCTGGATCGAGGACAAGGTGACCGGTTACGAAGGTCGCCGCGTGCTCGCGGTCGAAAAGAAGGGCGCGATGATCTTTGAGGGCGTGCAGGTGCATGGCCGCGCGGACCGGATCGACCGGCTCGAGGACGGTAGCCTTGCGATCATCGACTACAAGACCGGCAAGCCGCCCAGCGCGGCAATGGTCGAGCAGGGTTTTGCGCTCCAGCTCGGCATCCTCGGCCTGATTGCCGAGCGGGGCGGGTTCGGCGGTCTGTCGGGCGATCCGCACGGCTATGAATACTGGTCTTTGGGCAAGGCGCACAATGACGATAACCCGTTCGGCTTCGGCTATGTCGACATCCCGCTGAAGGTCGGGCGCAAGACTTCGGGTGTGCTGCCTGAGGAATTCCTTCCGCTCACCGCCGAGAAACTGACGCTGGCTATCGGCCGCTTTATCAAGGGCCGCGATCCCTTCACCGCGCGCGAGAACCCGAATTACCCCGCCTACGACACCTATGACCAGCTGATGCGGCTCGATGAATGGATCGCGCATCAGGATGGCGGAGAGGACGCATGAGCGGGACCGTCTACGAACTGCAGGACAAGCAGCGGCTCGCGGTCGATCCGCAGGACAGCGTGTGGCTGTCGGCAAGCGCGGGAACGGGCAAGACGCAGGTGCTGTCGGCGCGTGTGCTCCGGCTGCTGCTCGAACCGGGCGCCGATCCGTCGCAGGTGCTGTGCCTGACCTTTACCAAGGCGGGCGCGGCCGAAATGGCGGTGCGGGTAAATGCGGTGCTCGCACGCTGGGTGCGGATGGACGATGCACAGCTGGGCAAGGAGCTCGGCTTTCTCGGCGCCCCGGCCGATCCCGAGACACGCGCCCGAGCCCGCGCGCTGTTTGCGCGGGTGCTCGATTGTCCCGGCGGCGGCTTGCGGATCGATACGATCCACGCCTTTGCGCAATATCTCCTCGCCGCGTTCCCGGGCGAGGCGGGCATTCTGCCCGGATCGCGCCCGATGGAAGACCGCGAGCGGGACCTGCTCAGCCGCGAGGTGCTGTCGAGCCTGCTGGGTGACGGCGACATCCGCATAACCGGCGCGATTGCCGAGATGAGCAAACGCAAGGGCCCCGATGCGGTCCGCGGCTGGCTGATGCGCTGCGCACGGCACATGGACCTATGGCGCGGGCCGGGAAGCTGGCAGCCGCCAATGCAGCCGCGCGTCCACCGCCTGCTCGGCATTCCCGCCGATGCCGATGCAGCATGGGTGGCGCAGGCCTGTGCGGACGACGCCTTTCCGGTTGCGGCTTTGCGCGCCTGCCTGTCCGCGACGCGCGCATGGCCCGCGAAGACCGGGCAGCAATGCGCGGATTTCATCGAAGGCTGGATTGCCGGTGATCCCGAGGCGCGCCGCGCCGGTCTCGACGGATTCCTGACTACGCTGCTCAAGAAGGAAGGCGACCCGCGCAAACTGGCCGGGGCCGAGAAAACCGACCCCGCCTTTCCGGACAACCAGCAGCAGGTGGCCGAGGCCGTGGCGCTGGTGCGCGAACGCGCTGCTCTGATAGAGCTTGCCGCATTCCTTGCCCCGCAGCTCGAGGCGGGACGGGCCTTTGCGCTGGCCTGGCATAAGGCAAAGGAACGCGAGGGGCTGGTCGATTTCGACGACCTTATCGCGCGCGCTGCCACGCTGCTGTCGAACAGCGCGATGGCCGAGTGGATCCGCTACAAGCTCGACCGCAGTTTCGACCATATCCTCGTCGACGAGGCGCAGGATACCAATGCGGCGCAATGGAGCATCGTGAAGGCGCTGACCGACGATTATTTCGACGGCGCCGGGGCGCAGGGCGATGCGGTGCGCACGATCTTTGCAGTCGGCGACTACAAGCAGGCGATCTTCGGTTTCCAGGGCACCAGCCCGGAAAACTTCCGCGAGGCGCGCGATTACTTCCGCGACAAGCTGGGTGCCGCTGCGCAGGCCGCGCGCGAAACGCGCGGCACGCCGGAAGTTCGCGGGCTGGAGGAATACGGGCTGGGGCGCAGCTATCGCACGAACCAGCAGGTGCTGGGCTTTGTCGACCGGGCAATCGACGCGATTGGCTATGACGGTTTCGGTCTCGACCAGCGCGGCGACCCGCATTCCGGCAGCGCGGAGCCGGGACTGATCGGCCTGTGGCAGGTCGTCCAGGTCACGGAAGGCGAGGACGACGACGGCGAGCGTGAAGGCTGGCTTGCCCGGCACGACCGCCGGCTGGCCGATCGCATCGCGCAGCAGGTGGCACAGTGGCTCGATCCTGCGGGCGAGGGTTTCACGCTGTCGAAGGGCAATCCGCGCCGCGCGACCGCCGGCGATGTTATGATCCTGGTGCAGAAGCGGCGCGAGCTGGCGTCGCTGATCGTCGCGCGGCTTTACCGTCACGGTGTTCCCGTCGCCGGGGTCGATCGCCTGCGGCTCGGCAATCCGCTGGCGGTAAAGGATCTGATGGCGGCGCTGCGCTTTGCCGCGCAACCGCTCGACGATCTCACGCTCGCCAGCCTGCTCGTCTCGCCGCTGATCGGCTGGAGCCAGGACGAATTGCTGCGCTACGGCCATCGCCCGCCGCGGGTCCGGCTGTGGGAGCATTTGCGCGAAAGCGATGCCGATCGGGTGGTGGGAACCATGGGCATCCTGCGCGAAATCCTGCGCCGCGCCGATTACGACAGTCCGCAGCAATTGCTCCACTGGATGCTGATCGGCCCGATGGACGGACGGCGGCAATTGGTCGCGCGGCTGGGGCGCGAGGCGAACGATCCGATCGACGAATTGCTCAATGCGGCGAATGCCTATGCCAGCGCGCATACCGCCAGCCTGCAGGGCTTCATCCGCTGGTTCGATGCCGGCGATGGCGACCTGAAACGCGAAGCAGGCGAGGGCGGCGACCAGGTGCGCGTCATGACCGTGCATGGCTCGAAAGGTCTCGAAGCGCCGATCGTGATCCTTGCCGACAGCGCGATCCGCCCCGATGGCGCGGGCGAGCTGGTCCTGCACGAGGACCTCCCCGGTGGGGGCGAGGCACGCGCGGTCCCGCTGCCCGTCCTTGCCAAGGGCGAGCAGGTCGGCCCGGTGCGGCTGGCGGGTGAGCTCGAAACCGCCAAGACAATGCAGGAGCACTGGCGGCTGCTCTATGTCGCGCTGACACGCGCACAGGAAGCGCTGTTCATCACCGGCTCGCTGGGTCCGCGCGATGCGAAGAACGGCCCGCATGAGGATAGCTGGTATGCGCGCCTCAAACCGTTGTTTGCCGAGGATGAGGGGCTGGCGGACCCGATCTGGGGTGCGCGCTGGGAGATCGGCGAACGCGCCCCGGCGGTAGCGCCAGCGGCCGAGCACACCGCCGAGAGTTCGCAGCCGATGCTGCCTGTATGGGCCACGCGCCCGATCGGTCCCGAACCGCGGCCACCGCGCCCGCTAGCCCCATCGGGGTTGGGTGAGGTCGAGGGCAGCGATCCACCGCTGCCGCCCGCCAATGCGGCGGAAGCGGCGCGGCGCGGGACGCTGATCCATGCGCTGCTCGAACGGATGCCGCAGCTGGCCGAGGATATGCGCGAAGAACAGGCCCGCGGCTGGCTCGCGCGGCAGGCCCCCGATCTGACCGAGGCGGAGCGCGCGGAAATGCTCACGCGGGTTCGCGCGGTGCTTGAGGACCCGGCCTTCGCGCATGTGTTCGGGCCGCAGGCGCTTGCCGAAGTGCCGCTCGCCGCGACGGTCGAAGGGCAGGTCGTGATGGGCACGGCGGACCGGTTGCTGGTCACGAGCGAGACGGTCACCGTGGTCGATTTCAAGACCGCGCGGCGCCCGCCGGCCACGCTTGGTGACATTCCCGACAGCACGTTGAAGCAGATGGCAGCCTATGTTGCCGCGCTGGAGACGATCTATCCCGGACGCCGGGTCGAAGCGGCGGTACTCTATACCCAGACGCCGCAGCTGTTCGCCTTGCCGCCCGCAAAGCTGGCTGCCTACAAGAGCGCGTTTGCGGGGCCGCAGGAAAGTTTTACCCTGCCACCCGTTGAGTAATCGACCGGGCCGCCCACATCGGGGGCCAAGCGAATTTCAGGAGATTTCCCATGGCCACCACCGCCGTCACCGACGCCAGCTTCCAATCCGACGTGCTCGAAAGCGACAAGCCCGTGCTGGTCGATTTCTGGGCCGACTGGTGCGGTCCGTGCAAGATGATTGCACCCGCGCTCGAAGAACTGAGCGAGGAACTGGGCGAGCAGGTCACCATCGCCAAGATGGACATCATGGAAAACCCCGATGTCCCCGGTTCGATGGGCGTCCAGTCGATCCCTTATCTGGTGCTGTTCAAGAATGGCGAAGCCGCCGCCCATATGCGCGGCGCGGCGCCCAAGGGCCAGCTCAAGCAGTGGCTTGAGAGCGAGCTTTAATCCAGCTTCGCATATAGTTCGGCGAGTTCGTCCCACAGGGCCGGGCTCGCCGCACCCAGCAGGCCCGTCCGGCCCACCTCGTCCACGCGATAGGGTGTGCCGTCGGGCCGCGCTGCTTTTCCGCCCGCTTCGTTGAGCCACAACGCGCCTGCGGCGTGGTCCCAGGCCAGCGTGCGCTCGAAAATCGACACATCGTTCGTGCCCAGCGCCAGCCGCGGATATTGCTCGGCGGCGCAATAGGGGATGTCGACGAGCTCGTACTGTGGCGCGATGTGCCGCCGCGTCGCCTCGCGGCGCTCCTGCTGCATGAAGATCAGCGATATGGCAGCGATCGGCGGCGTCTTGCCGGTCGCCCGGGCTTCGACCCTCGCGCCATCGACCTGTGCCCCCTGACCGCGGTGCGCGACGCAGAAGCGCCCGCTGAGGCAATCGTAAATCCACCCGGACTGCGCCTCGCCGCCTTCGGCGCGCGCGATGATGATCCCGAACGGCGGCTTCCCGCTGGCGAAATTGCGTGTCCCGTCGACCGGATCGACGATCCAGCAAGGGTGATCGAGCCGGTCGAGTATGGCGGGGTCCGAATGCGCGGTTTCCTCGCCCACGAAGGCGAGTGTATCGTCGAGCGCGGCCAGCCCCTCGCGCAGCAGCGCCTCGCTCTCCTTGTCGGCCACGGTGACGGGGTCGTTGCCGCCCTTGTCCTCGACTTCGCCCGCGGCAAGGTTGCGATAGCGCGGCAGGATCGCCTGCTTGGTGACCCGCTGCATCAGCGCAAGGATATCGCGGTCGAGCGCGCTCACGAGCGGTAGTCTGCGTTGATCGAGATGTAGCCATGCGTGAGGTCGCAGGTCCACACGGTCGCGCGGCCCCGGCCAAGGCCGATATCGACCTCGATACGAATGTCCTGCCCGGCAAGATGTGCGGCGACCGGCGCCTCGTCGTAATCGGCGACGGGCTGGCCATCGCGCGCCGCCCATGTCCCGCCGAAGCCGATCGACAATCTGTCGCGATCGGCGGGTTCGCCCGCCTTGCCCACCGCCATGACCACGCGGCCCCAATTGGCATCGCCGCCGGCAATCGCGGTCTTCACCAGCGGTGAGTTGGCAATCGCCAGGCCGACGCGGCGCGCGCTGGCGTCGTCCGCCGCCCCGGTGACCGCGATCTCGATGAATTTCTGCGCCCCTTCGCCGTCGCGCACGACCAGCAGGGCGAGTTCGCGGCAGACATCATGCAGCGCAGCGTAGAAGGCATCGGCGCCGGGGTCGTCCCATGAGGTCAGCGGCGCATTGCCCGCCTTGCCAGTTGCGAACAGCAGGACTGTGTCGCTGGTCGAGGTATCGCCATCGACCGTGATACAGGAAAACGTCTCCTCATTTGCCTTCGACAGCATCTCCTGCAGGAAGGCGGGAGCCACCGCCGCATCGGTAAAGACATAACCCAGCATCGTCGCCATGTCGGGCGCGATCATGCCGCTGCCCTTGATGATCCCGGCAAGCTCGACTCGCTGGTCTCCGATGAAAGCCGCCGCTGCCGCGCCCTTGGTGAAAGTGTCGGTCGTCCCGATCGCGCTCGCCGCCTCTTCCCAGCCGCAGCTTTCAGCTTCGAGCACCGCGGCCACTCCGGCGCGCGCCTTGTCCTTGGGCAAGGGCACTCCGATCACGCCGGTCGAGGACACGAACACTTCGTCTCCGGGGCAGTGCAGAGCCTCGGCTACCTGCGCGACGATCTGCTCGACCGCCTCGCGTCCGCGATAGCCGGTAAAGGCGTTGGAATTGCCCGCATTGACGATCAGCGCCCGCGCGCGGCCGTGTGCCACCTGCTCGCGGCCCATCTCGACCTCGCTGGAAGCGCAGGCCGACTTGGTGAAGACCCCGGCTACGGCACACCCGGCGGCGAGCTCGACATAGGTCAGATCGGACCGGTCCCAGGTCTTGTAGCCAGCGCGCGCCACGCGCAGCGTCACCCCGTCGATTGCCGGCAGCGCGGGGAAGGGGCGGGCGAGCGGGGAAGGCGTAAGATCCATTCCCCGCGCGCTAGCCCCCCGCTGCGCGCCAGACAAGCATCAGGCTACGCGGCCCGTGGCCCTCGGCACCAGCAGGAAGTCGACGAGATACAGCAGGCCGGTCACGATCAGCGGATTGTTGTAGCCGGTGAACAGCGCCGCATATTCGAGGCACCCGCCAACAATCGTACCCAGCAAGTTGATCGCAAAGGCCGATTGCGAATCGCTGCTTTCACGAAATCGTTTCGCAAACGCGATATAGGCGAGGACCGCCAGCAGGGCAGGGAAATCGGCCAGATCGAGCATTCCTTGCGACTGATCAGGAAGCCCGCGCCTATGCCGACGAATGACCCGAGCAGGACGAAATTCGAGAGATAGGACAGGTGGACGACGCTTGAACCGAGCCAGCGGATCAGCGCGAGTTCGACCAAGAGCATGAGCCCGCTGGCCAGCAGCAAGCGTGTGACGACGGCGGGGTCATCCGGTTCTTCATAGCCGCCTGACTGGCTATCTAAGGTCCCGTCGACAGTGCTCTTTCTTGCCCCCTGCAATCCCGTTTCGAATGCGACGCTCAGGAGCGTATGTTTACTGGAAGGATAATCCGAC contains:
- a CDS encoding aminoglycoside phosphotransferase family protein, encoding MSDALLDDIHAFLGDTEWEGAEIAPLVGDASFRRYFRLKLGGKTAMLMHAPPPEEDPKPFLHVAHWLETNGLRAPHILLEDAASGWVLTEDFGDQRMREWIDDTPGDERDIYAKAIDTLVQLHRLPPGPFERYDMAVYLREAMLLVEWYCPAMGLEVDVEDYRKAWEAALEPLLPRQAPGVTVLRDYHAENIMLLEPGKLAGEQGLIDFQDALVGHPAYDLVSLLQDARRDVSEDLECKMLGRYRAAADAGEHFEADYALLGAQRNAKIVGIFTRLWKRDGKARYLAMIPRVWTAMERDLAHEALQPVADWFAANIPQEIRDTAGGEIQ
- the tsaE gene encoding tRNA (adenosine(37)-N6)-threonylcarbamoyltransferase complex ATPase subunit type 1 TsaE, with amino-acid sequence MTIALPDLAAMEAFGQRIATKLAPGDVVALSGTLGTGKTTLARAILAALGHTGEVPSPTYTIVETYDDLSPPVVHADFYRLEHPSEAEELGLDDYREGAVLLAEWPDHAGGFAHEPACLAIDLEKVGDGREAVVTPGTSWQGRWL
- a CDS encoding nucleotidyltransferase family protein gives rise to the protein MNELASDTAMLMAAGLGKRMRPLTASTPKPLVRVAGKPLIDRALDRLEEAGIARAVVNVHYLADAIEAHVGSRKAPAVTFSDEREHLLETGGGMVKAAAAGLLPSQFFACNADSIWLDGPRNAFADLSARWDPDRMDALLLVVNHARAYNFDGVGDFYMNGAGLLQRKLPGRIAPFIYTGIQLVSERLLRDAPEGKFSTNVLWDRAIAEGRLFGLAFTGQWYEVGTPAHIRPTEQALKGG
- a CDS encoding PAS domain-containing sensor histidine kinase produces the protein METSPALLAIVGLLLALWTAGAVWAMLRASGREQKSIASRQVAQRLSRLIEEAPAIPLLVRADGRIEAPDRLARWIGLDKVPEYMSELSGADDRGLTEAQMDDLTRNVRRTQKTAKPFRMAITVAPGSGKSLAMQGSLADPAVSPGGAALIWVFDFSESEAELLQLREEAARAREDFGALVGLIEAAPMPMWFRGADMQLRLVNQAYVEAVGADSADRVVTEQIELVETVNGRTATEVAQQAADRRQPIERIVSATIDRARRTIRVTDLPLMGEGIAGYAVDIEEMEEQAREFRAFREAQRSMLDQLSIGVAQFDAAHRMTFANQPFHRVFSLPPGVVNDRTTFQQMLLIARENGRIPEVRDFPAWRNELAEWFQRDEPHEEAWSLSDSTHLRIVAQPLPDGGLVMIAEDRTEQLALSATRDTLLRTRTATFDNLFEALAVFAPDGHLELWNRGFPGAWGIEHEVLDGHPQAEDLLGAIAPNLADPSAVSRINQVIRAATLDRKKSDGRIELANGRTLDFTGVPLPDGNGLLTVLDVTASRQAEQALRERNRALEEADAVMTRFLANMSYEFRTPLTSIGGFAELLTSGIAGELPPQAEEYAQAISLSVGKLTEQVENVLDLSQSEAGLMPLRQSKLELLPFVTQIVRKQERRILDSGLTLDLKGSPDKSVTADPHQLRRAISQLLDNAINGTPRGGRIVVDIGRKRGETKIVIADNGRGMSQHELARALEGIRMSADGKGIERRQGLGIPLARQLIEAHGGTLEIHSRKNGGTTATITLP